In Bremerella alba, one DNA window encodes the following:
- a CDS encoding SPASM domain-containing protein — protein MTRLKYDPWILSLHLVDANGARRVMMSPDRLSEILSAGRRIDTIHTVHVRGVGADPGELTELVDHGRMIALTGYPQRVLFTSGEGMMRQEVEEVFRVFTTIEFSLPKDLRNQLLPFQQASSDQLSEELESWLRIIEYYARVKSAWQLSADLVVRIPQGNLSIDLASRLDQLSWRGAFRVQRSGGASAFSLEQQQAEYGMKLCEEPYRVMTFGACGQMTGCSGAQRQRVYFGGLEEDSLQGLWEGSSMELWRKNRTDNQCQGCPGLGSTLRRPSLISIYESVGEQRFHEYPQQQLRKIADESEGHATSRSASRTIFCSPRRAS, from the coding sequence ATGACGCGTCTGAAGTACGATCCATGGATATTGTCGCTCCATCTGGTTGATGCCAATGGAGCGCGGCGTGTCATGATGTCTCCTGATCGGTTGTCCGAGATTCTTTCGGCCGGCCGGCGGATTGATACTATCCACACGGTTCATGTCCGCGGTGTGGGTGCCGATCCGGGAGAGTTGACCGAACTGGTCGACCATGGCCGTATGATAGCTCTGACCGGGTATCCTCAGCGGGTCCTCTTTACCAGTGGCGAGGGGATGATGCGGCAAGAGGTTGAGGAGGTCTTCCGGGTCTTCACGACGATCGAGTTTTCGCTGCCCAAGGATCTTCGCAACCAACTCTTACCCTTTCAACAGGCCAGTTCCGACCAACTGTCAGAGGAACTCGAAAGCTGGCTGAGAATAATCGAGTACTATGCACGTGTCAAAAGTGCCTGGCAGCTTTCGGCCGACCTGGTCGTGCGGATCCCCCAAGGCAATTTGTCGATCGACTTGGCTAGTCGCTTAGACCAACTTAGCTGGCGCGGTGCCTTTCGTGTGCAACGCAGCGGTGGTGCCAGTGCGTTCTCGTTAGAGCAGCAACAGGCCGAGTATGGTATGAAGCTGTGTGAAGAACCCTATCGTGTGATGACCTTTGGTGCCTGTGGCCAAATGACCGGTTGCAGTGGCGCGCAGCGACAACGGGTTTACTTCGGAGGCTTGGAAGAAGACAGTTTACAGGGATTATGGGAAGGCTCGTCGATGGAACTGTGGCGCAAGAACCGCACCGATAACCAATGCCAAGGCTGCCCAGGGCTCGGCAGTACGCTGAGAAGGCCTTCGTTGATTTCGATTTACGAATCGGTCGGCGAACAACGATTCCACGAATATCCTCAACAGCAGCTACGCAAGATTGCCGACGAGTCGGAAGGCCACGCTACGTCGCGCAGCGCTTCACGTACGATCTTTTGCTCGCCACGAAGAGCTTCTTAA
- a CDS encoding DUF4339 domain-containing protein: MKSELIYQKLGEIFPTLKPLLEGKKKNLYPGREKRQTPLRAAEPPKDAKPDLTEFYVKFPPKFQESGPYRLAELKTLARDGLITGETHIRTEKTAWMYARNIKGLVVAGTEEE; the protein is encoded by the coding sequence ATGAAATCGGAACTGATTTACCAAAAGCTTGGTGAGATCTTCCCAACCCTTAAACCGCTGCTCGAAGGAAAGAAGAAGAACCTATACCCGGGCCGTGAAAAGCGTCAAACACCGCTGCGTGCGGCAGAGCCGCCCAAGGATGCCAAACCGGACCTGACTGAGTTTTACGTCAAGTTCCCTCCGAAGTTTCAGGAGTCGGGACCTTATCGTCTAGCGGAACTCAAAACACTTGCTCGCGACGGCCTGATCACCGGCGAGACACACATTCGCACGGAAAAGACGGCTTGGATGTACGCCAGAAACATCAAGGGCTTAGTCGTCGCAGGGACAGAGGAAGAATAG